In a genomic window of Epinephelus fuscoguttatus linkage group LG23, E.fuscoguttatus.final_Chr_v1:
- the LOC125883669 gene encoding butyrophilin subfamily 2 member A1-like → MRTDDDKDLRGVDLQCESAGWHPEPEVLWLDGEGNLVSAGPPETVRGPDDLYTVSSRVTVEKRHGNSFTCDFLNAACRPAAPITISLAVVFMVIPLVVFIVWKWRRKQKRQSVRTSNNFTTPSRNNTDIPLLMREKRETLPIMLENMDIKDLDETKAKLDAELKAVEEERKDVVGAVHLLMGQKKDLENQEHDLRLELQKLEKNRFENQCQFLSLQRKSELINEDDTECSAEKQNEKQILETKTKLDTVKKELENKIRTTDTFLKSTLCGINVVTRRKTMLDDDEEQINQQLEEIEKQREEIQKSLRSEHSEA, encoded by the exons ATGAGGACTGACGATGATAAAGACCTCAGAGGAGTGGATCTGCAGTGTGAGTCTGCAGGCTGGCATCCAGAGCCTGAGGTGTTGTGGCTGGACGGTGAGGGAAACCTCGTCTCTGCTGGACCTCcagagacagtcagaggtcCTGATGACCTCTATACTGtcagcagcagagtgactgtggAGAAGAGACACGGCAACAGCTTCACCT GTGATTTCCTAAATGCTGCATGCAGACCTGCTGCTCCCATCACCATCAGCTTGGCTGTGGTTTTCATGGTTATTCCTTTAGTTGTCTTTATTGTCTGGAAATGGAGACGGAAACAAAAAAGACAGTCTGTTAGAACGAGCAACAACTTTACAACACCTTcaagaaacaacacagacaTTCCCTTGCTCAtgagggagaagagagaaacACTGCCGATCATGTTGGAGAACATGGACATCAAGGATTTGGATGAGACAAAAGCAAAGCTTGATGCAGAGTTAAAGGCAGTGGAGGAAGAGCGTAAAGATGTGGTAGGAGCTGTTCATTTATTAATGGGTCAAAAGAAGGATCTGGAGAACCAGGAACATGACCTCAGATTAGAACTGCAGAAGTTAGAGAAAAACAGGTTTGAGAACCAGTGTCAGTTTCTGTCACTGCAAAGGAAATCAGAACTGATAAATGAAGATGATACTGAATGCTCAGCAgagaaacagaatgaaaaacagattttagaAACCAAAACTAAACTTGACACAGTAAAGAAGGAACTGGAGAATAAAATACGGACCACAGACACGTTTTTAAAGTCAACACTGTGTGGAATTAATGTAGTGACACGGAGGAAGACAATGTTAGACGATGACGAGGAGCAGATTAATCAACAACTGGAAGAGATAgaaaagcagagagaggaaaTTCAAAAGAGCCTCAGGTCAGAACATTCAGAGGCATAA
- the LOC125883668 gene encoding high affinity immunoglobulin gamma Fc receptor I-like — translation MEVTALCVTLMMTVLLLLVAHVDLSDSQHDAFLQVDPNRQQHFAYDSFTVSCEGLEGLTGWRVIRKIKGVVNTCSPSWSTSTGPCVIRNAYPALDSGEYWCEIGGGKKSNSVNITVADGSVILDSPARPVMLDDAVTLHCREKRTSSNLTADFYKDGHFMDSSSAGNLTIQGVSTSNEGLYRCSIPGVGQSPESWLTVREHTISSPAADEEPHHGVQLPLLLCIGVSVFLLALLLLVRLLRCRKRQTVTADITIPLSSVQYTSSPKTDTSCTQSPPQHSARPVCEEDGEAVWKHATYAAVTKPRRERDVEEPTFMPVYHTLSLGTD, via the exons ATGGAGGTCACAGCTCTCTGCGTCACACTGA TGATGACGGTGTTGTTGCTGCTGGTCGCACACGTCGACCTCAGTGATTCTCAACATGATG ctTTCCTTCAGGTTGATCcaaacagacagcagcactTTGCATATGACTCCTTCACAGTGAGCTGTGAGGGTCTGGAGGGACTGACTGGATGGAGAGTGATCAGGAAGATCAAAGGTGTCGTTAATACGTGTTCTCCTTCCTGGTCGACATCAACGGGACCCTGTGTCATCCGTAACGCCTATCCAGCCCTCGACAGTGGAGAATACTGGTGTGAAATAGGAGGAGGGAAGAAAAGCAACTCTGTCAACATCACTGTTGCTG ATGGCTCAGTGATCCTGGACAGTCCTGCCCGTCCCGTGATGCTGGACGATGCTGTGACTCTGCACTGCAGAGAGAAACGGACGTCCTCCAACCTCACTGCTGATTTCTATAAAGATGGCCACTTCatggacagcagctctgcaggaaACCTGACCATCCAAGGTGTTTCTACGTCTAATGAAGGACTCTACAGGTGCAGCATCCCTGGAGTCGGACAATCACCTGAGAGCTGGCTGACTGTCAGAG AACACACCATTAGCTCTCCAGCAGCTGATGAAGAGCCTCATCATGGCGTTcagctccctctgctgctctgcattggtgtcagtgttttcttgctggctctgctgctgttggtgaGATTACTGCGATGTAGGAAGCGTCAGACAGTCACTGCAG ACATCACAATCCCTCTGTCCTCCGTCCAGTATACCTCTTCTCCAAAAACAG ACACCAGCTGCACTCAGAGTCCACCTCAACATTCAGCCAGACCCG TGTGTGAAGAGGACGGCGAAGCTGTTTGGAAACATGCAACATATGCTGCCGTCACAAAACCCAGGAGAGAGCGAG ATGTTGAGGAGCCCACGTTTATGCCTGTGTACCACACCCTAAGCCTGGGGACGGACTAG